The proteins below are encoded in one region of Fibrella aestuarina BUZ 2:
- a CDS encoding FecR family protein, producing MKRYLQYHIDDFVWDLAFRQWVLTPTRETEAQWRQWLAAHPDKAPLIDEARALVLALQPGELPLSEQEIQQAVQRTVERTRQRDLSKTAAPTTRPLPFYRRPWLRAAAALLLLLGISGWLWLNRLMTGPALVSYEQLVTEQKQTLVERFNQTQQTIPVKLQDGSLVLLKPGGRLSYAPAFRGPRREVYLSGEAFFEVAKDASKPFLIYANGLTTKVLGTSFLIKAYPKDPNVTVEVKTGRVAVFAQKDPAHQQKVADRDLTGLVLVPNQKIVFEREQARLAKSLVDNPQLLPGPSQKNPFVFDDTPIPTVFTTLERAYGVNIVFDSDLLANCPLTAELTDQPLFEKLDIICRVIEARYDVMDGQIVVYSHGCKP from the coding sequence ATGAAACGATACCTGCAGTACCATATTGATGACTTTGTCTGGGATTTGGCCTTCCGGCAATGGGTCCTGACCCCCACCCGCGAAACCGAAGCGCAGTGGCGGCAATGGCTGGCCGCTCACCCCGACAAAGCCCCGTTAATCGACGAAGCCCGTGCGCTGGTACTGGCCCTGCAACCCGGCGAACTACCACTCAGCGAACAGGAGATTCAACAGGCCGTACAGCGCACCGTGGAACGGACCCGGCAGCGCGATCTGTCTAAGACTGCGGCGCCCACGACCCGACCGCTTCCGTTCTACCGGCGGCCCTGGCTGCGGGCAGCGGCAGCCCTATTACTCCTGCTGGGTATTTCGGGCTGGCTGTGGCTCAACCGCCTGATGACCGGCCCGGCGCTGGTGAGCTACGAACAGCTGGTGACGGAACAGAAACAGACGCTCGTCGAGCGGTTCAACCAGACACAACAGACTATCCCCGTCAAATTGCAGGACGGCTCGCTGGTGCTGCTCAAACCCGGCGGCCGCCTCAGCTACGCACCGGCCTTCCGGGGCCCGCGCCGTGAGGTTTATCTATCGGGCGAGGCCTTCTTTGAGGTTGCCAAAGACGCCAGCAAGCCCTTTCTGATTTACGCCAACGGCCTTACCACCAAGGTACTGGGCACCAGCTTCCTGATAAAAGCCTACCCTAAAGACCCCAACGTAACGGTCGAAGTGAAGACCGGGCGGGTGGCCGTCTTTGCCCAGAAAGACCCGGCGCACCAGCAAAAAGTAGCCGACCGCGATCTGACGGGCCTGGTGCTGGTACCGAACCAGAAAATTGTGTTTGAACGCGAGCAGGCCCGCCTGGCCAAATCGCTGGTCGACAATCCGCAGTTGCTGCCCGGCCCGTCGCAGAAAAACCCGTTTGTCTTCGACGACACCCCCATCCCCACGGTCTTCACCACGCTTGAGCGCGCCTACGGGGTCAATATTGTCTTCGACAGCGATCTGTTGGCCAACTGCCCCCTCACGGCCGAACTGACCGATCAGCCCCTCTTCGAAAAACTCGACATCATCTGCCGGGTCATTGAAGCCCGTTATGATGTGATGGATGGCCAGATCGTGGTGTACAGCCACGGCTGCAAACCCTAG
- a CDS encoding RagB/SusD family nutrient uptake outer membrane protein has protein sequence MKRKLIYAAMLAPALFLTSCKEDFIERPSLSGTTTGNYYNNADEVRAATSTLYSGLPWRNYESRAQDAIGDVMGGNMFTYTDTEYLNFTVSAASERVGASWGAFYKIIGYANVMLKTFEEKKAAGGGAAYLDPAIAECHFIRGMLYFFIARTWGAAPIITDPGATALSGDFNIPRYIQKDVLRFALEELQAAEKGLPESDVPGRVTKYSAKGMMAKLYLYQKDYANAKTKAEEVISSGKYMLVSDYTGMFTKASMNNNAESLFSIQHQFAQDPWGTANIKNPDRGAGALRTSEADAWEMYVPSMDMLKEYEFGDLRRKWSVMEHGWTNPNWKPQRANAPAYNAFMANGFKYDTLQPTNDGGSLSPTRANIVKYFAGPGKTYGGEPVLGQGSGNNVVLLRYADVLLIYAEAVLAGQASTADAKALDALNQVRKRAGLNPKTVITNDDILHERRVEFAFEGDYWYDIQRQGYAKAKAIIEKQDRGSKAYGSFLTNFSEDKMYLPIPAGEIVQDPELGKPAVPYYK, from the coding sequence ATGAAACGCAAACTCATATATGCTGCCATGCTGGCTCCGGCTTTGTTCCTGACCAGCTGCAAGGAAGATTTCATTGAGCGGCCTTCGCTGTCGGGCACGACGACGGGCAACTACTACAACAACGCCGACGAAGTACGGGCGGCCACCAGCACACTCTACAGCGGGCTACCCTGGCGCAACTACGAAAGCCGCGCGCAGGATGCCATCGGCGACGTCATGGGAGGCAACATGTTCACCTACACCGACACCGAATACCTGAATTTCACGGTATCGGCGGCATCGGAGCGCGTAGGGGCGTCGTGGGGTGCCTTCTATAAGATCATCGGTTACGCCAACGTGATGCTCAAAACGTTTGAAGAGAAGAAAGCCGCTGGCGGTGGCGCCGCCTACCTCGACCCGGCCATTGCCGAGTGTCATTTCATCCGGGGTATGCTGTATTTCTTCATCGCACGTACCTGGGGTGCCGCGCCGATCATCACCGATCCGGGTGCCACGGCGCTCTCGGGCGACTTCAACATTCCGCGCTACATCCAGAAAGATGTGCTGCGGTTTGCGCTCGAAGAGTTGCAGGCGGCCGAGAAAGGCCTGCCCGAGTCGGACGTACCTGGCCGGGTCACGAAGTATTCGGCGAAAGGCATGATGGCCAAGCTCTACCTGTATCAGAAAGACTACGCCAACGCCAAAACCAAAGCTGAAGAGGTAATCAGTTCAGGCAAGTACATGCTGGTAAGCGACTACACGGGTATGTTCACTAAAGCGAGCATGAACAACAACGCCGAGTCGCTCTTCTCGATTCAGCACCAGTTTGCGCAGGATCCCTGGGGTACGGCCAACATCAAAAACCCCGATCGAGGCGCGGGTGCGCTGCGCACGTCGGAGGCCGATGCCTGGGAAATGTACGTTCCGTCGATGGACATGCTGAAGGAGTATGAGTTTGGTGACCTACGCCGCAAATGGTCGGTGATGGAACACGGCTGGACCAACCCGAACTGGAAACCCCAGCGCGCCAACGCCCCGGCCTATAACGCGTTCATGGCCAATGGGTTCAAATACGATACCCTGCAACCAACCAACGACGGTGGCAGCCTCTCGCCCACCCGCGCCAACATCGTGAAGTACTTTGCCGGACCCGGTAAAACCTACGGTGGCGAACCCGTACTGGGCCAGGGCTCAGGCAACAACGTGGTGCTGCTGCGCTACGCCGACGTGCTGTTGATCTATGCGGAAGCCGTGCTGGCGGGTCAGGCCTCGACCGCCGACGCCAAAGCCCTCGACGCGCTGAACCAGGTGCGGAAACGGGCCGGGCTGAACCCCAAAACGGTGATCACCAACGACGACATTCTGCACGAGCGCCGGGTTGAGTTTGCCTTCGAAGGCGACTACTGGTACGACATTCAGCGGCAGGGCTACGCCAAAGCGAAGGCAATCATCGAGAAGCAGGACCGTGGCTCGAAAGCGTACGGTTCCTTCCTGACCAACTTCTCGGAGGATAAGATGTACCTGCCCATTCCAGCTGGCGAAATCGTTCAGGACCCCGAACTAGGCAAACCCGCCGTTCCGTACTACAAGTGA
- a CDS encoding glycosyl hydrolase, translating to MNDSTLFNYRHLFAILLVVSQLAIATRTLGADPIRIEAESGTLAGVEIATVATGFSGKGYVTGFDNATDQLSLSATVPAGLYELTIGYRSASGDKGIDFQVNGSPASGTLKQTAGFRPFSGGKFLLTGGNTIITIFRGWGYFDIDYVLLTPATVKRPTKPTSQLSDAAATPSTLGLYAFLVDQYGQKVIAGQQDDVEYVLDKTGKEPAIGAFDLIDYSPTRVQNGAKPLRSSEACIDWAKKGNGRGIVSLMWHWNAPTDLINQAPDKLWWRGFYTDATTFDLNVALADKTSQRYQLLLRDIDAIATELKKFQTADVPVLWRPLHEAPGGWFWWGAKGPAPFRQLWQLLYDRLTNYHNLHNLIWVYTATDTVNPDWYPGDAYVDVVGLDIYSTPNATLSTNWDNALAQFDGKKLVTLSESGNPPTLDAIRGLATWWSWFAVWTGTDYIKKQPVEQLRALFTDADVITRDELPDWRKAITPLITGVDPDPGYHVTAMGNPIDGSQVDLDIEGAEGQALRFVVFDTRGRQLTERAVTPRTATLRYSFPLGSHEPGLYLIRIFSATKASTLKLIKS from the coding sequence ATGAATGACTCTACGCTTTTCAACTATCGCCATCTCTTTGCCATACTCTTAGTAGTCAGCCAGTTAGCAATCGCAACGCGAACCTTAGGGGCCGATCCCATCCGCATCGAAGCCGAGTCAGGTACGTTGGCGGGCGTGGAAATAGCCACCGTTGCGACGGGGTTTTCCGGCAAGGGGTACGTCACGGGTTTCGACAACGCCACCGATCAGCTCAGCCTGAGCGCCACCGTACCGGCGGGCCTCTACGAACTGACCATCGGTTACCGCTCGGCGTCGGGCGACAAAGGCATCGATTTTCAGGTTAACGGCAGCCCGGCTAGCGGCACGCTCAAACAGACCGCTGGCTTCAGGCCGTTTAGTGGCGGAAAATTCCTGCTCACAGGCGGCAACACCATCATCACCATCTTTCGGGGCTGGGGTTATTTCGACATCGACTACGTGTTGCTGACGCCTGCAACGGTGAAACGCCCCACCAAACCCACGTCCCAGCTGAGCGACGCCGCCGCGACCCCCTCCACGCTGGGTCTGTATGCCTTTCTGGTCGATCAGTATGGCCAGAAAGTGATTGCCGGGCAACAGGACGACGTAGAGTATGTACTCGACAAAACGGGCAAAGAACCCGCCATTGGCGCGTTTGACCTCATCGACTACTCCCCTACCCGCGTGCAGAACGGGGCCAAACCCCTGCGCAGCAGCGAGGCGTGCATCGACTGGGCAAAAAAAGGCAACGGGCGCGGTATCGTCAGCCTGATGTGGCACTGGAACGCCCCCACCGACCTTATTAACCAGGCACCTGATAAACTCTGGTGGCGCGGTTTTTACACCGATGCCACTACCTTCGACCTGAACGTTGCGCTGGCCGATAAAACCAGTCAGCGGTATCAACTGCTGCTGCGCGACATCGACGCCATCGCGACCGAGCTCAAAAAATTCCAGACGGCCGACGTACCTGTGCTCTGGCGGCCGTTGCACGAAGCCCCCGGCGGCTGGTTCTGGTGGGGCGCCAAAGGCCCGGCCCCGTTTCGGCAGCTCTGGCAACTCCTCTACGACCGGCTCACCAATTACCACAACCTGCATAACCTCATCTGGGTCTACACCGCCACCGACACGGTCAACCCCGACTGGTACCCCGGCGATGCGTATGTCGATGTGGTAGGGCTCGATATTTACAGCACCCCCAACGCCACCCTCAGCACCAACTGGGATAACGCGCTGGCGCAGTTTGACGGCAAAAAGCTCGTCACCCTTTCCGAATCAGGTAATCCGCCTACCCTCGATGCCATCCGCGGGCTGGCAACCTGGTGGTCGTGGTTCGCCGTCTGGACGGGTACCGACTACATCAAAAAGCAGCCCGTCGAGCAACTGCGTGCGCTCTTCACCGATGCCGACGTTATCACCCGCGACGAACTGCCTGACTGGCGCAAAGCCATTACGCCCCTCATCACGGGCGTTGACCCTGACCCCGGTTACCACGTCACGGCGATGGGCAACCCCATCGATGGCAGTCAGGTCGATCTGGACATTGAGGGGGCCGAAGGGCAGGCCCTCCGGTTCGTGGTGTTCGACACGCGGGGCCGCCAACTGACCGAACGCGCCGTGACGCCCCGCACCGCGACCTTGCGCTACTCATTTCCGCTCGGTTCCCACGAGCCGGGCCTTTACCTCATACGTATATTCTCGGCAACGAAGGCTTCTACCTTAAAGCTGATTAAATCCTAA
- a CDS encoding RNA polymerase sigma factor produces MPIFVINRSPQPDTPGAMPELSVEQRLWAGFMAGDETALNTLMTTHYRSLFRYGTRFSKDREFIKDAIQDLFLHLWERRTFLRKDVAIKPYLMASLRRAMHRNVPSGRPNLELGDEQEAFAFVFSVEEQFIQHETTFQRTQRMQQLLDTLPRRQKEVIYLKYFQELDRDHIAQVMDIAPQTVSNLLQLALRQLRQQGAAQLLMWLATALLATGTLATC; encoded by the coding sequence ATGCCGATCTTCGTCATAAACCGATCGCCCCAGCCCGATACGCCGGGCGCCATGCCCGAACTGTCGGTTGAGCAGCGGCTATGGGCGGGGTTCATGGCGGGTGACGAAACGGCCCTCAATACCCTGATGACGACCCACTACCGGTCGCTGTTCCGGTACGGCACCCGTTTTTCCAAAGACCGCGAGTTCATCAAAGACGCCATTCAGGACCTGTTTCTGCACCTGTGGGAGCGCCGCACATTTCTTCGGAAAGACGTGGCCATCAAGCCCTATCTGATGGCGTCGCTGCGCCGGGCCATGCACCGGAACGTACCCAGCGGCCGCCCCAACCTTGAGCTGGGCGATGAGCAGGAGGCGTTCGCCTTTGTGTTTTCGGTGGAAGAGCAGTTCATTCAGCACGAAACCACGTTCCAACGTACCCAGCGCATGCAGCAGTTGCTCGACACGCTGCCCCGCCGCCAGAAAGAAGTCATCTACCTGAAATACTTTCAGGAACTCGACCGGGACCACATCGCGCAGGTCATGGACATCGCCCCGCAGACGGTATCGAATCTGCTTCAGTTGGCCCTCCGGCAGCTGCGCCAACAGGGTGCGGCTCAGTTGCTTATGTGGCTGGCCACGGCCTTACTCGCCACAGGTACGTTGGCCACCTGCTAA
- a CDS encoding IPT/TIG domain-containing protein → MTLYKSTYFAGVALLAGLALTACQKDTDGSPQIAPGNPVATKIFPDSAAGGVAVTLTGTGLGDIRTIMFEKQNVPAGFQSTLNTDGALIFRVPAEAAGGVQNIIFTNSAGQSLKVPFKVLAYPTVSDVSDYNFTKGTVITINGNNFDDVTTVAVADSLKGISDNATIVSKSKKQLVVQMPATTLNRATLAITNSTGRIRTKQEFVNIDKAMPVFTDAYGTFVDNSWGDAGAVSTKEAKDGKASAAKTFQKGNWHLIGFANWAGMAYDPTYTYVTGWIKGASADYSLYLTTDAAKAGFGGFDEKNRIDVKAGTWTYFKFKISDIDFWSAGSTLKQVGFRIKGPDKQDETFYFDDILLVK, encoded by the coding sequence ATGACTCTCTATAAATCAACGTACTTCGCAGGCGTAGCCCTGCTCGCCGGACTGGCCCTGACGGCTTGTCAGAAAGACACCGACGGCAGCCCGCAGATTGCCCCCGGTAATCCCGTTGCCACCAAAATCTTCCCCGACTCGGCGGCGGGCGGAGTAGCCGTTACCCTTACGGGGACAGGGCTGGGCGACATCCGCACCATTATGTTCGAGAAACAGAACGTACCGGCGGGCTTCCAGAGCACCCTCAACACCGACGGAGCGCTCATCTTCCGCGTACCGGCCGAAGCCGCAGGTGGGGTACAGAACATCATCTTCACGAACAGCGCCGGACAGTCGCTGAAGGTGCCGTTCAAGGTGCTCGCCTACCCGACCGTCAGCGACGTATCGGATTACAACTTCACGAAAGGCACGGTCATCACCATCAACGGTAACAACTTCGACGATGTGACGACCGTCGCCGTAGCCGACTCGCTGAAGGGCATTTCGGATAACGCCACCATCGTGTCGAAATCGAAGAAGCAGCTGGTTGTGCAGATGCCTGCCACCACCCTGAACCGGGCTACGCTGGCCATCACCAACAGCACCGGCCGGATTCGGACCAAGCAGGAATTCGTGAACATCGACAAAGCCATGCCGGTCTTTACCGACGCCTACGGCACGTTCGTTGACAACTCGTGGGGCGATGCCGGCGCTGTTTCGACCAAAGAAGCGAAAGACGGCAAGGCATCGGCCGCCAAGACCTTCCAGAAAGGCAACTGGCACCTGATCGGCTTCGCCAACTGGGCGGGCATGGCGTATGACCCCACCTACACCTACGTGACGGGCTGGATCAAAGGCGCCTCGGCCGACTACTCGCTCTACCTCACCACCGACGCGGCCAAAGCCGGTTTCGGTGGATTCGACGAGAAAAACCGGATCGACGTGAAAGCCGGGACGTGGACGTACTTCAAATTCAAGATTTCAGACATCGATTTCTGGTCGGCGGGCTCAACGCTGAAACAGGTCGGTTTCCGCATCAAAGGCCCCGACAAGCAGGACGAAACGTTCTACTTCGACGACATTTTACTTGTGAAATAG
- a CDS encoding TolB family protein, with amino-acid sequence MNSLAYPRVAIVLLCLLTASATHAQPLGLFDGHTDVGKVKKAGSARYDAKKDEYMLTGAGYNIWFDHDEFHFLWKRMKGDFILTTRASLIGKGVDPHRKVGWMVRSSLDSNSAHINAAEHGDGLTSLQFRRKTGALTEEVKAKMTGADVIQLARRGNTYTMSVAKFGEPFITEQVTDLDLGDDVYVGLFIGSHNKDVVEQGVFSDVRISIPARENFVPYREYIGSNIEVLDLATTRRNILYYSPESLQAPNWTPDNKAFIYNSNGKIYRFDLKKKTPALLNTDYVTNNNNDHVLSFDGKMLGLSSSSKDHGNKSIVYTVSVGGGKPKQITPVGHSYLHGWSPDGKWLVYTAQRDGEFDIYKVSSTGGPETQLTTAKALDDGPEYSPDGKYIYFNSTRSGLMQIWRMDADGSNQIQITNDEFNNWFPHISPDGKQMVILSFLKDISPDDHPFYKQVYLRHIPIENGQPAKTTPRVLAYIYGGQGTINTPSWSPDSKKLAFISNSAPLSAAPTSGK; translated from the coding sequence ATGAACTCACTCGCCTACCCCCGCGTGGCCATCGTGCTGCTGTGCCTGCTGACGGCCTCGGCCACCCACGCCCAACCCCTCGGCCTCTTCGACGGCCATACTGATGTCGGTAAGGTCAAAAAGGCCGGGTCGGCCCGCTACGACGCCAAGAAAGACGAATACATGCTCACCGGTGCCGGTTACAACATCTGGTTCGACCACGACGAATTTCACTTCCTGTGGAAACGCATGAAGGGCGATTTCATCCTGACCACCCGCGCCAGCCTGATCGGCAAGGGCGTCGATCCGCACCGCAAAGTCGGCTGGATGGTGCGCAGCAGCCTCGACAGCAATTCGGCCCACATCAACGCTGCCGAGCACGGCGACGGCCTCACCTCACTCCAGTTTCGCCGCAAGACCGGAGCCCTGACCGAAGAGGTGAAGGCCAAAATGACCGGTGCCGACGTGATCCAACTGGCGCGGCGGGGCAACACCTACACCATGTCGGTAGCCAAATTTGGGGAGCCGTTCATCACCGAGCAGGTCACCGACCTCGATCTGGGCGACGACGTGTACGTGGGGCTGTTCATCGGCTCGCACAATAAAGACGTGGTGGAACAGGGCGTCTTCAGCGACGTGCGCATCAGCATACCGGCGCGCGAAAACTTCGTCCCCTACCGCGAATACATCGGCAGCAACATTGAAGTACTCGACCTGGCCACTACCCGCCGCAACATCCTCTACTACTCGCCCGAGTCGTTGCAGGCCCCCAACTGGACACCCGACAACAAAGCCTTTATCTACAACAGCAACGGCAAGATTTATCGCTTCGACCTGAAGAAGAAAACGCCCGCGCTGCTCAACACCGACTACGTCACCAACAACAACAACGACCACGTGCTGTCGTTCGATGGCAAGATGCTCGGCCTCAGCAGCAGTAGCAAAGACCACGGTAACAAGTCGATCGTGTATACGGTGTCGGTTGGGGGCGGCAAACCCAAACAGATCACGCCCGTTGGGCACTCCTACCTGCACGGCTGGTCGCCCGATGGGAAATGGCTGGTCTACACGGCGCAGCGCGACGGCGAGTTCGACATTTATAAAGTAAGCAGCACGGGTGGTCCCGAAACGCAGCTCACTACCGCCAAAGCCCTCGACGACGGCCCCGAGTACTCGCCCGACGGCAAGTACATTTATTTCAACTCGACCCGTAGTGGCCTGATGCAGATCTGGCGCATGGATGCCGACGGCAGCAACCAGATCCAGATCACCAACGACGAGTTCAACAACTGGTTTCCGCACATCTCACCCGATGGCAAACAGATGGTGATCCTGTCGTTCCTGAAGGATATTTCGCCCGACGATCACCCCTTCTACAAGCAGGTCTACCTGCGGCACATTCCCATCGAGAACGGCCAACCCGCCAAAACTACCCCCAGGGTACTGGCCTACATCTACGGCGGTCAGGGCACCATCAACACCCCGTCGTGGTCGCCCGACAGCAAAAAACTCGCCTTCATCAGCAATTCGGCGCCCCTGAGCGCCGCTCCCACCTCGGGCAAATAA